A window of Kribbella sp. NBC_00382 genomic DNA:
GAGGACGTCGCGCAAGGTCGGGAAACGCGCCACTGACATGTACGTCGTCTCCAGCCCGATCGGCTGACCATCGGCGAGCAGCACTCGCTCCAGCAAGTGGACCGGATCGCCGACCGCGATCCCGAGCTGCTCGGCCAGCGACTCGTCCGCCTCGATCTGCTCGAAGGCGACCAGGTCGCGCCCGGGCTCCTGCCCCTGCGCCCGCAACGCCTCCGTGTAACTCACCAGCGCCAGCGGCTGGATCAGCTTCGGGGTCGCCACGAACGTCCCCTGCCCCTGGCGCGCACGTAGCCGGCCGTCCGCGATCAGCTCCCGGATCGCCTGCCGCATCGTCCACCGGGAGACGCCGAACTCCTTCGCCAGCGTCCGCTCCGGCGGCAACGCGGCGCCCTCACCGAGCCGTTCGAGCAGCTCGACGAGCCGGGTCTTGACGGCGAAATGCAGCGGCACGGTCACCCGCCCGACGATATCCGAGCTTGCGGCGGTACCGGGAAAGCTGCGGCGGAGGTACTGGAAAGCAACGGCCGCGCGGCGGAGGTACCGGCTGCGGCGGAAGTACCGGGAAAAGCTAGAGCCCCGGGCGGCAACCCGGGGCTCGAGGTGGATGGATGGGCGGCGGAATTCAGCTGCCGGACTTGCGCCGGAACTGGCGCTTCTGCTTGTCGTTGTGCGCCTCGCCAACACCCTCGTGCCGCGGCCCACTGCCGGGGTGCGAGTCGTGCTGCTGGTTCTTCTTGGCGAGTGCCTCGCGGAACTTCTTCTGCAGATCGTCCTTGGCCGGCTCGCTGGGCGTGTCGCTCATACCGTCTCCTTCAAACCGTCAGGCAATCAACCTCTAGCTAACCAATTGTGCCTACCCGCACGCCACCGATTATCAGCGGCCCCCATCTCAGCCCCCGAAAATGCCTCCGACCCGCCTCCGGCCGGCTGTTAGCGTCGCGACGACGCAACGGCGAAGGGGACGGTTCATGGTCAGCACGGAAGCACTCGTCGGGATCGCGCTGGTCGAGCTCGGCCTGGTCGTCATCCCCGGCCCGAACATGATCTACCTCGTCTCGCGTTCCGTCGTCCAAGGCCGCCGCGCCGGGCTCACCTCACTCGCCGGCGTCGGGGTCGGCTTCCTCGCGTACCTGCTCGCCGCATCCGCCGGGCTGGCGACGCTCTTCGCGCTCGTACCGGAGATCTATCTGACCCTGAAGCTGGCCGGCGCCGCGTACCTGCTCTGGCTCGCCTGGAACGCCCTCCGCCCCGGCGGCAGCTCAGCCTTCACGCCTTCCGAACTGACTCCGGATCGCCCGCGCAAGCTCTTCGGCATGGGCCTGCTGACCTGCCTGCTTAACCCGAAGATCGCGATCCTCTACATCTCGCTGCTCCCCCAGTTCGTCGACCCGTCCCGCGGCCACGTCGGCACCCAGAGCCTTCTCCTCGGCCTGACCCAACTGGCGGTCGGCGTCGCGGTGAACGCGATCTTCGTCATCACCGCCGGCTCGGTGGCAGCCTTCTTCAGCCGCAAACCCCTCTGGTCCCGCATCCACCGCTACCTGACCGGTACTGCGCTAGCCGTCTTCGCCGTGAAGCTCGCCACAGACCGCGCGCAACCCATCGCCGCTCCGTAGCCCCCGCGATACCGCCCGCAGTCACCAAGGCCCCACCCTCACGCCCAGCCACCGCGCGGGCACAAACCCCTGCATCTCAAGCGCTTGAGCCCCGCGCCCGCCGTTTGGCCCCCCACGTACATTTATTGATACGGCCCCCGGACCACCGGTACACCCCGATCGCCCCACTCAGCGCAGCGATCCCCACCGGCCCAACGCTCCGCCGCGCCGCCCACCACCCCCGCGTGGTCCCCCTGACAGGTCAGGGTGCCGGTGATCCCCATCCCCTGCCCGGCACCCTGGCCGCTCCACCTACCTGGCGATGAAGACCCACTCGAGCCCCGGCCGATCCGGCGCATCCCGTACTTCGTCAACCGCGAACCCGGCCCGCGCCAGCGACTCCTCGATCTCCTCCCGGGACCGAAACCGCAACGTCGACTCCGACGTCAACGTGGTCCCGTCGCTCGCAAAAACGTAGGTCCCCCTGAACGTCACCAACGGCAACTCGACCGCCAGCAACTCGGTCCAGTTCTCCACCACCCCAACCCCAGGCAACTCAACCCGCTTGTAGGTCTCCTCCCGATTCCACCTCAACCAAGCCTCCCGCCCCGGATCCCTTGCCTCAAAGACAAACCGCCCACCCGGCGCCAACGCTTTCCGAACACCTTCCAGCGTCGCCACCCACTCCTCATCCCCCACAAACACCTGCGCCACATTCCCCGTCATCGCCGCCAACTCAACCTGCAACGGCGGCAGCGCCCCAGCATCCCCATGCACCCACCGAACCCGCTCAGCCCCCGCCTTCCCCCGAGCCACCTCCAACGAAGCCAACGCCGGATCCACCCCCACGACCTCGATCCCCCGCTTGGCAAGCATCAACGCAAAGACGCCAGTCCCACACCCCACATCCAGCACCCGCCGCGCCCCAAACTCCTCCACCATTCCCGCATAAGCCTCGAGATCACCCCGGCCCGGCTCCAACGCGTCATAGAGCTCAGCCAACCGAGGTACCGCAAAAAGCGCATCAGCCATACGCCGGACCCTAGGTAGATCCACCCCAGAAATCCCACCGATTAATCGCAAGGTTCGAGGTCGAGGCTTGAAGCCGCGCTGCGCAAGGAGCGGGCCGCAGCGATGCGTCGCGCTGTCCTGCGGATGCCGCTCGGCGAACCGGACGGCATCGACATCGCCGCCGAGATCGCCCGCGACCGCGAGGACGACGGCCGATGATCTATCTCGACTCGGCCGCCATCGTGAAACTCGTCCACGCCGAGACGGAAACCCAGGCGCTGCGCGACTGGCTCGACGAACGGGCGGACACCGGCTGGACGAGCTCGGTTCTGGCGGAGATCGAGTCATCGCGCGCGCTCGCCCGCCACGCCCCAGAAGCCGTCACCCGACTCCACCTGGTCCTCGACCTCATCGACTTGGTGGAACTGGACGCCAGCATTCGCATCCTCGCCCAGACGGTCAAACCAGCGATGGTACGGAGCCTGGACGCCATCCACCTGGCAACGGCTCTCCGCATCCGTTCCCAGCTCACCTCATTCGTCACCTACGACAAACGCCTAGCCGACGCCGCCCAGGCAGCCGGTCTGACCGTCGACATCCCGACCTGACACAGCAAGACCTAGCTTCAGTACTTCGACAGTAGAGCAGCACCTGCTCGGATGGCGTTCCAATCAGTAGCGCGTTGCCAGCTGCGAGCTCTCTGCAACCAACCTGACCGATCCTCGTGCTCACGGCGAAGCTGCTCGAGGTCAATCTCGACACCGACCAACGGAGAAGCTTCTACCTCTGCGATGCGGGCTGCCATCGCCGCCAGCAACTCCCGGTCGAACTCCTCGATCGCGGCAACGAACTGCCCGGCATCGACCGCCACGGTGCCTGTCCTCGGTACGGCAAACTTGTTCGGCTCCGGCATCTCCCAGTCGATCGTCACTTGGCCGTCGCGGCGGCTGAAACAGATCGCCGGACTGTCGCGCAGGTATCCCAGGTACAGCCAGTGGTCCGAGTACCAGTTCATCGCAGCGTCCGCCGCTTCCGACTCCACGTCATTCCAGCCAAGGGAATCGCCGCTGACGAAGCCGACCAGATCCTCGGGTACATCCTCAAGCAGCGCGGGAAGCAGCTGGAGCAGGTCCTCCCACAGCCGAACGACGTAGTAGTCGATGCCGGACCCATCGGCGTACTGGAGCAGCCGCAACTCACCGACTTCGATCCAGTACCAGCCATCGGTCAGCCCGAACCAATGCAACCGAGGCGCCTCCCCACCCCAAACCCCAACCTCCGCCAACCCCCGAAACTCAAACCCGAACCGGATCGACACCGGTCAATCATCCCGGGTGACGACAGCGAAGAAGTCGCGACACCAGAAGGCGAAGAACCCCTCGCCTTCTGCGACGCGGTAGCTGGTGTGCTCCAACTGGTGAGCATCAACGTCCCTGATGTCGATGACGTCCAGCTGTGCGGGTACGAAGTGTGGCCAGGACACCTGCAGGTCGACCACCCCCAAGAAGGTCACCTCCAGCCGCGACCGCCCATCCGCCGACTCGGTGTTCAACCTCAGCGTCTGCCCAGACTGCTCCTGGCAGACCCCAACGGTCTCGATCATCCGGAAACCTCCATGCCACCTGCGATCGGCCCTCCGCCCTGTACCAGGCAGGGCCGATGTTAATGCGGGCCGTCGATACCGGCGGTCGAGCCAACGCTCCTGCTGCCATCCGCAGTAGCCAGGCGTACGTTGCGAGATCGTGCCGGCCAGGTCTTCACGTCTCAGACGTTGAACGCGGACTCGCCCAGTCACGGTCAGCGCTTGTCGGCGTCACGCTCTCGGCGGGCCTGCTCGAAATCGGCGACATCCGACATCCACGGGCCATGCTGGTCGAGCGCGGCGCAGCCGCCGCTGACGAAGGCGCGGACCAGGATCCGGTATTCGTCCAGCCCGTCGACCAGGCCGTACTCGACCCGGTGCTCCGGGGCCGACCCGCCGCCGGCCACGGTCGTGATCCGGGCGAGCGAGTTCGCGTAGAAGTGGAGCTGGAGTCCTTCGCCCTGCTCCTCGTTCTCGATGGTGAAGACCTCGTTGTCCGCGGCAGATCGACCGCCGACGAACTCCCAGAACTCCGTGCTGGCCGGACGGGGACTGCCCGGGAGCCAGATCTCCTCGCCGTCCTTGTCGTCGGTGAAGATCAGCTTCGTACTCCCGGCAACGCCCTCATCCTCGAACAGCGTGCCCCTGGCACGCCCCGCGGCCTCCGAGCAGATCAGAAACTTCACGGTGGCCACCGCGTCGTCGACGAGCTCGGGGTGTGTACTGCGCACCGCCGCGTCGACCGTCGCCGCCATCCGGTCCCACGCACGTTTGTCCGTGGCACGCCCTCCCCGGCGCGGATCGCGACCGATCCGCATCCCGACGCACGCTCGCTCCGCGGTGGCGATCACTCGCAGTACGTCGGGCAGCAGCGCCGGATCGACCGCCTCGGGACGGCGCCCAGGGATCGTCGCGCCGTGCAGGTACTGCCCCGTGTACTTCAAGATCGCCGCGTCGAGCGGAGCCAGCCTCACACCGCGCTCAGCGCGTCGACGGCTCGCGTCGTACTCCTGAACCCGAGCCCAGTCAGCCGTCTCCGTCGCCGAACCCATCGCGGCCCAGATCTGGCCGCGATCGAGCAGGTCGATGTCGGCACCGTGAGCGATCAGCTGGCCCCTGCTCCACCTGGTGCGTTGGAACAGTGCCTCGATGTCAGCAGGCGCGGCGAAGAGGATCGGATCCAGCAGCGCGACGGCAGCATCCTCGTCCAGCGGGCCCCGGGTACCGGCGGCGTCGCACAGCGGCAGGATCGCGCTCCACAGCAGCAGATGCCGCGCCAGATCGTCCCGGATCACCGCAAGGTGGGTGTCGTCGATCGGGAACGTGAAGGTGCGAGGGTCGTGGTTGGCATCGGCCCCGGCACCGAGTTCGATCCGCAGTACGCCGTCGTCCCGGACCACTTTCGGGATCCACCCAGAGCGGGCGAACACGACCTCTGTCATGACCACCGTTCGAGTTCGGCGTCGAGGCGTGAATCCGTGCGCACCCAGACTTCGCCGTCGGCAGCCTCGGCCGGGGGGTCGCCTCGTTCGAGCCCGAGGAACTCGATCAGGACGAGCAGCGCGGCTCGTTCGGCTCGGTCGTCGTCGGCACCGTGCGAGTCGAAGAAGACGCACCACTGATCGCTCGGGTCGACGATGCCCGAATCCGCCCAGATCCGGCCGATCTCTTCGAGGGCCGCGGTTTCGGTCGTGATCGTGGCGGCGCGGGCGGCCCCGCGAGCCTCCGGCGACGCGTCGAGGTCCGCCAGGTTCGAGAGCCACTGGCCGAAGTGGTCGAGACCCGCGTACCCGTTCTCGAAGAACAGCATCGCGCTCGGCGTGTAGCGATTGGGCCTGTCGATCTTGAGGTACTCGAGGTTCGCCCCCGAGCTCCGGGCGATCACCCCTTGACCACGCATCAGCACCAACCGCTCACCCGCCGGTTCGTCGTCGATCGTGCAGGTGTCACCATCGCGCTCCCTGAAGAACGCGGAGAACGCCACATAGGCTTCCTGAGCGTCGGGTACGACG
This region includes:
- a CDS encoding GntR family transcriptional regulator, with the protein product MTVPLHFAVKTRLVELLERLGEGAALPPERTLAKEFGVSRWTMRQAIRELIADGRLRARQGQGTFVATPKLIQPLALVSYTEALRAQGQEPGRDLVAFEQIEADESLAEQLGIAVGDPVHLLERVLLADGQPIGLETTYMSVARFPTLRDVLKPEGSLYRCLTDELGVRFGEGEELVETVIATPREADLLKATQSLPMLLLHRTSRDTAGRPIEAVRSLYRGDRVGFRATLRP
- a CDS encoding DUF5302 domain-containing protein, translated to MSDTPSEPAKDDLQKKFREALAKKNQQHDSHPGSGPRHEGVGEAHNDKQKRQFRRKSGS
- a CDS encoding LysE family translocator, encoding MVSTEALVGIALVELGLVVIPGPNMIYLVSRSVVQGRRAGLTSLAGVGVGFLAYLLAASAGLATLFALVPEIYLTLKLAGAAYLLWLAWNALRPGGSSAFTPSELTPDRPRKLFGMGLLTCLLNPKIAILYISLLPQFVDPSRGHVGTQSLLLGLTQLAVGVAVNAIFVITAGSVAAFFSRKPLWSRIHRYLTGTALAVFAVKLATDRAQPIAAP
- a CDS encoding class I SAM-dependent methyltransferase — encoded protein: MADALFAVPRLAELYDALEPGRGDLEAYAGMVEEFGARRVLDVGCGTGVFALMLAKRGIEVVGVDPALASLEVARGKAGAERVRWVHGDAGALPPLQVELAAMTGNVAQVFVGDEEWVATLEGVRKALAPGGRFVFEARDPGREAWLRWNREETYKRVELPGVGVVENWTELLAVELPLVTFRGTYVFASDGTTLTSESTLRFRSREEIEESLARAGFAVDEVRDAPDRPGLEWVFIAR
- a CDS encoding type II toxin-antitoxin system VapC family toxin, which translates into the protein MIYLDSAAIVKLVHAETETQALRDWLDERADTGWTSSVLAEIESSRALARHAPEAVTRLHLVLDLIDLVELDASIRILAQTVKPAMVRSLDAIHLATALRIRSQLTSFVTYDKRLADAAQAAGLTVDIPT
- a CDS encoding DUF5984 family protein; this encodes MSIRFGFEFRGLAEVGVWGGEAPRLHWFGLTDGWYWIEVGELRLLQYADGSGIDYYVVRLWEDLLQLLPALLEDVPEDLVGFVSGDSLGWNDVESEAADAAMNWYSDHWLYLGYLRDSPAICFSRRDGQVTIDWEMPEPNKFAVPRTGTVAVDAGQFVAAIEEFDRELLAAMAARIAEVEASPLVGVEIDLEQLRREHEDRSGWLQRARSWQRATDWNAIRAGAALLSKY
- a CDS encoding DUF6357 family protein — encoded protein: MTEVVFARSGWIPKVVRDDGVLRIELGAGADANHDPRTFTFPIDDTHLAVIRDDLARHLLLWSAILPLCDAAGTRGPLDEDAAVALLDPILFAAPADIEALFQRTRWSRGQLIAHGADIDLLDRGQIWAAMGSATETADWARVQEYDASRRRAERGVRLAPLDAAILKYTGQYLHGATIPGRRPEAVDPALLPDVLRVIATAERACVGMRIGRDPRRGGRATDKRAWDRMAATVDAAVRSTHPELVDDAVATVKFLICSEAAGRARGTLFEDEGVAGSTKLIFTDDKDGEEIWLPGSPRPASTEFWEFVGGRSAADNEVFTIENEEQGEGLQLHFYANSLARITTVAGGGSAPEHRVEYGLVDGLDEYRILVRAFVSGGCAALDQHGPWMSDVADFEQARRERDADKR